In the Rhodospirillaceae bacterium genome, one interval contains:
- a CDS encoding PepSY domain-containing protein, producing MADITSDSIARKDSKTRITVRLVHRWAGLMAVAWLSVLGLTGWILDHHDWRWTHQWTVPDWVTSARIDRLVPGTVMRHIEVSQTDDQHWIGASERGLWETTDGGATWQDIPFEGQSGHPQVFRFLPTGGGGLDLIYMATDDGIWTVSGSAGANAVAKPFALEGDVVTALSAGSTATEMVGALHHGTLFRLDVNTPRDVTMIEVDDVTVSGLPESVTLNRFILDLHVGKGFLEQPWSILINDYGGIAMFILGTTGFLFWWLPRKWRTEKPNGTLKTRQKTLRWLFRCHGPVIGILAIVPILYLSITGIMVDHIYTLIEYGKSVHLPRENLPPIYQYRSLEGEIRYVIAYPDEPNRLSVSTRFGVLDTNDGGNTWTGDKTLPATLGTDAGLVNLLREDDMVFVGIGTVGNAYRKIDETEWTFVEMPADHLAITDVSRQGDMWYLKNSRMISKGTLGGGFEASGVAYPPITGTTFFLFLADIHTGNIVHTEFIWVNDLVALMAIILAITGPIAWWRRKWM from the coding sequence ATGGCGGATATCACCTCAGATTCTATCGCACGCAAAGACAGTAAGACCCGAATCACTGTGCGCCTGGTGCATCGTTGGGCCGGACTTATGGCCGTGGCGTGGCTTTCGGTGCTGGGTCTTACGGGCTGGATTCTGGATCATCACGATTGGCGCTGGACCCACCAGTGGACGGTGCCGGACTGGGTGACATCGGCGCGGATTGATCGTCTGGTGCCGGGCACGGTGATGCGCCACATTGAAGTCAGCCAGACCGACGATCAGCATTGGATTGGTGCCTCGGAACGCGGCTTGTGGGAAACCACGGACGGCGGCGCAACATGGCAAGACATCCCTTTTGAAGGCCAGAGCGGTCACCCACAAGTATTTCGCTTTCTGCCAACAGGTGGTGGCGGATTAGACCTGATTTACATGGCCACAGACGATGGCATTTGGACCGTCTCAGGCAGCGCTGGCGCTAACGCCGTGGCTAAGCCTTTTGCCTTAGAGGGAGACGTCGTCACAGCACTAAGCGCGGGCAGCACAGCAACAGAAATGGTTGGGGCTTTGCATCACGGCACGCTGTTTCGGCTGGATGTGAACACGCCGCGTGACGTGACCATGATTGAGGTAGATGACGTGACGGTGTCTGGCTTGCCCGAGAGCGTGACCCTCAATCGTTTTATCTTGGATCTGCATGTGGGCAAGGGCTTTCTGGAACAACCCTGGTCGATTCTGATCAATGACTATGGCGGCATCGCCATGTTCATCCTGGGCACAACCGGCTTTCTGTTCTGGTGGTTGCCGCGCAAGTGGCGCACGGAAAAACCGAATGGCACGCTGAAAACCCGGCAGAAAACCCTGCGTTGGCTATTCCGCTGTCATGGCCCGGTGATTGGGATTTTGGCGATCGTGCCGATCCTCTATCTCAGCATCACTGGCATCATGGTCGATCACATTTATACCCTGATTGAATACGGCAAATCAGTGCATCTGCCGCGCGAAAACCTGCCGCCAATTTATCAATACCGGTCCCTGGAAGGCGAGATCAGATATGTGATTGCCTACCCCGATGAGCCGAACCGCCTGTCTGTGTCGACGCGCTTTGGGGTGCTGGATACAAACGACGGCGGCAACACGTGGACCGGCGACAAAACATTGCCAGCGACGCTCGGCACAGATGCCGGTTTGGTCAACCTGCTGCGGGAAGACGACATGGTGTTTGTCGGCATTGGCACGGTTGGAAATGCGTATCGTAAGATTGATGAAACCGAGTGGACCTTTGTGGAGATGCCCGCTGATCATCTGGCCATCACTGATGTCAGCCGTCAGGGCGACATGTGGTATTTAAAAAACTCACGGATGATTTCAAAAGGCACATTAGGCGGCGGATTCGAAGCCTCCGGCGTGGCTTACCCGCCGATCACAGGCACAACGTTCTTCCTGTTTCTGGCCGACATTCACACCGGCAATATTGTGCATACTGAGTTCATTTGGGTGAATGATCTGGTCGCGCTGATGGCGATTATTCTGGCCATCACCGGGCCGATTGCCTGGTGGCGGCGCAAGTGGATGTAA
- a CDS encoding DUF4159 domain-containing protein, protein MTLGALTFAFPWVLMALAVLPLIWLLLRVTPPAARSLSFPAIRLLFGLVSPETSSARTPWWLMLLRLLCIALIIIALADPVLNQRQSMQQSPLVVVVDDGWAAASGWAERQTALVRILEGADRDRRAVLLATTAPTESGEFDPLSFATAGTALATARSLEAKPWAAERSTLLKRLQNSNIRPPAEAIWLTDNVAAESDTEIASFLQKLGRLSVLTNDLRSGPFVLGPANRVPEGNENIIEVTVRRPADDMLPAVALTVRALDESARAVAQATAEFADGETIAIARFNLPTELGNRMARLTLENSASAAGVFLLDDRWTRRPVGVVSDNPDGIITPLLEDGYYVTQALLPYAEVRGGTLGDLLQRDLALLVLASGNRVTAPEATLIEPWIEQGGVLVRFAGPTLDGNVDDLLPVRLRGGGRSFGGTMSWTEPVGLATFPNNSPFAGLAIPDDVLVSSQVLAEPSPGLTDRTWARLEDGTPLVTAERRGQGWIVLFHVTATPQWSSLPLSGVMVDMLRRVLDLSRGVAESSASLPASLPAREVLNGAGQLIIPPPTVLALERDNVRTPNLGPTHPPGYYGAGTTRVAVNLGPTLGPFSAQRNWPSNVTVTNFDSVSAERTLRPWLLFAALTLFTLDFIISLVLRGILQIPTLRMIRTAAVLAVGLGFMLTPDAGLADDAIIDSSTIDAVLETRLAYVPSGRPNLDQLSAQGLTALTGVLAARTSAEMGEPAEVNPETDDLFPYPVVYWRIAPDQEPPSEQAATRLNDYLGRGGMIVFDAPNQIGANESGEGDQVGRALNGVLARLNVSSLVQVPEGHVLRRSFYLLPDLPGRYTGAPVYIERGSVANDGVSSIIIGSHDWAAAWARDSRGLPVYPVVPGGERQREWSYRFGVNLVMYALTGNYKADQVHLPAIMQRLTQ, encoded by the coding sequence ATGACATTAGGCGCTTTAACATTTGCGTTCCCATGGGTGCTGATGGCGCTGGCCGTCTTGCCATTGATCTGGCTGTTGCTGCGCGTCACACCACCAGCCGCGCGCAGCTTAAGCTTCCCCGCCATCCGCTTGTTGTTTGGCCTGGTCTCCCCCGAAACATCCTCGGCCCGGACGCCCTGGTGGCTGATGCTGTTGCGACTGTTGTGTATCGCCTTGATTATTATTGCTTTGGCTGATCCCGTCCTAAACCAACGTCAATCTATGCAACAATCGCCTCTCGTGGTGGTGGTTGATGACGGTTGGGCGGCGGCCTCCGGCTGGGCAGAGCGACAAACTGCGTTGGTGCGCATTCTCGAAGGTGCAGACCGCGATCGGCGCGCGGTGCTGCTGGCCACAACGGCTCCGACTGAATCAGGTGAATTCGATCCACTGTCCTTCGCAACGGCTGGAACCGCTTTGGCAACCGCCCGCAGCCTCGAAGCAAAGCCCTGGGCTGCTGAGCGCAGTACGTTGTTAAAACGTCTGCAGAACAGCAACATCCGCCCTCCGGCGGAGGCAATATGGCTGACAGATAATGTTGCCGCTGAGTCTGATACGGAGATTGCTTCTTTTCTTCAAAAACTGGGCCGTCTGAGCGTTCTTACCAATGACTTGCGCTCTGGCCCGTTTGTATTAGGTCCTGCAAACCGCGTCCCTGAAGGGAATGAGAATATCATCGAAGTCACCGTGCGTCGTCCAGCAGATGATATGCTGCCAGCAGTAGCCCTCACCGTCAGAGCCTTAGACGAATCCGCGCGCGCCGTGGCCCAAGCCACTGCAGAATTCGCCGATGGAGAAACCATCGCAATAGCACGCTTTAACCTGCCGACAGAGTTGGGCAATCGTATGGCCCGCCTGACACTTGAAAACAGTGCCAGTGCTGCCGGCGTCTTTCTCCTGGATGATCGCTGGACACGGCGGCCCGTTGGCGTGGTGTCCGACAACCCTGACGGCATCATCACGCCGCTACTGGAAGACGGCTATTATGTGACGCAAGCGTTACTGCCCTATGCGGAAGTCAGAGGCGGTACGCTGGGCGACCTGCTGCAACGCGACCTAGCCCTGTTGGTGCTGGCCAGCGGTAATCGGGTCACCGCCCCCGAAGCGACTTTGATCGAGCCATGGATTGAACAGGGGGGCGTTCTTGTGCGCTTTGCCGGACCAACGCTCGACGGCAATGTGGATGACCTGCTGCCCGTGCGTCTGCGCGGTGGTGGACGCAGCTTTGGCGGCACTATGTCGTGGACAGAACCTGTCGGGCTCGCCACGTTTCCTAACAATAGTCCCTTCGCTGGGCTCGCTATCCCCGATGACGTTTTGGTGTCCTCTCAAGTTTTGGCTGAGCCCTCACCCGGCCTCACAGACCGCACTTGGGCGCGGTTGGAAGACGGCACCCCGCTGGTCACAGCCGAGCGACGTGGTCAGGGTTGGATTGTGCTGTTTCATGTGACGGCCACGCCGCAATGGTCAAGCCTGCCGTTATCGGGCGTAATGGTTGATATGCTACGGCGGGTGCTCGATTTGAGCCGCGGCGTTGCAGAGAGCTCTGCATCTTTGCCCGCCAGCCTGCCCGCGCGGGAAGTGCTGAATGGCGCAGGACAATTGATCATCCCGCCCCCCACAGTGCTCGCTCTTGAGCGCGATAATGTGAGAACACCAAACTTAGGCCCGACGCATCCGCCGGGCTATTACGGGGCAGGCACAACCCGCGTTGCGGTGAACCTCGGCCCGACCCTCGGCCCCTTCAGTGCACAACGGAACTGGCCCTCAAACGTGACCGTGACCAACTTCGACTCTGTGTCGGCGGAGCGCACACTACGACCCTGGTTGCTGTTTGCGGCGCTTACGCTGTTCACCTTGGACTTCATTATCTCTTTGGTGCTGCGTGGCATCTTACAAATACCCACTTTAAGGATGATACGCACGGCGGCGGTCCTTGCCGTTGGTTTAGGTTTTATGCTCACGCCTGACGCAGGGCTTGCAGACGATGCGATCATTGACTCATCAACCATCGACGCTGTGCTGGAAACGCGCCTGGCCTATGTACCTAGTGGACGGCCAAACCTCGATCAGTTATCGGCACAAGGTCTGACGGCTCTGACCGGCGTGCTGGCCGCACGCACTTCAGCCGAAATGGGAGAACCAGCGGAAGTCAATCCGGAAACCGACGATCTGTTTCCCTATCCAGTTGTGTATTGGCGCATTGCTCCAGATCAGGAACCACCGTCAGAACAAGCTGCAACACGCCTCAATGATTATCTCGGTCGGGGCGGCATGATTGTGTTCGATGCCCCCAATCAGATCGGGGCCAACGAAAGCGGCGAAGGCGATCAAGTGGGGCGAGCGCTGAATGGGGTGCTGGCCCGTCTTAACGTGTCCTCTCTGGTGCAGGTGCCGGAAGGCCATGTGCTGCGACGCAGCTTTTATCTGCTACCCGACCTGCCGGGCCGCTACACCGGCGCACCGGTCTATATTGAGCGGGGATCTGTGGCCAACGATGGCGTGTCGTCGATCATCATCGGCAGTCATGATTGGGCGGCGGCCTGGGCACGGGACAGCCGGGGCTTGCCGGTTTATCCGGTCGTGCCGGGTGGAGAACGTCAGCGCGAATGGTCGTATCGATTTGGCGTTAACCTTGTGATGTACGCCCTGACCGGGAACTACAAAGCCGATCAGGTGCACCTGCCCGCGATCATGCAGAGGCTGACTCAATGA
- a CDS encoding DUF58 domain-containing protein, producing the protein MPITSQSLQHSAEHAASTLPPLLIDANRVAATVSMGSHGRRRAGPGDTFWQFRHYEQGDSSQLVDWRQSAKFGALFVREREWDAAQTAALWCDCSPSMAFRSAKNLPAKGERASVLGLSLASLMLGGGERVRLLGTPQSAAAGRLALLQMAHHLERTLNANQTADLPQAPESLPRHSAVVLISDFLMPLPEIEAAIASFAGRDARGHLLQVLDPAEENLPYAGRIRFQGLEEEGQLLIERTEDIRDEYQQKLAAHRDALVAITNRFGWTFGVHHTDRPPHTALVSLHTRLSEPPR; encoded by the coding sequence ATGCCCATCACATCTCAATCCCTTCAGCATAGCGCAGAGCATGCGGCTTCAACGCTGCCGCCATTATTGATCGACGCCAACCGCGTCGCGGCAACAGTATCCATGGGCAGTCATGGCCGCAGGCGGGCCGGGCCAGGAGACACGTTTTGGCAGTTCCGCCATTATGAGCAAGGCGATTCAAGCCAACTCGTTGACTGGCGACAATCGGCAAAATTCGGGGCCTTATTTGTGCGCGAGCGGGAATGGGATGCGGCGCAAACCGCCGCCCTGTGGTGTGATTGTTCACCGTCAATGGCGTTTCGGTCCGCAAAAAACCTCCCGGCAAAAGGCGAGCGGGCGAGCGTGCTGGGATTGAGCCTTGCGTCTTTAATGCTGGGCGGTGGAGAACGCGTTCGGCTTCTCGGCACCCCGCAATCTGCAGCTGCAGGGCGCTTGGCACTGTTGCAAATGGCGCATCACTTGGAACGCACCTTAAATGCCAATCAAACGGCGGACCTCCCCCAAGCGCCAGAGAGCTTACCCAGACATTCCGCCGTGGTGCTGATCAGTGACTTTCTGATGCCCTTGCCAGAAATAGAGGCCGCCATCGCCTCTTTCGCCGGTCGTGATGCGCGGGGTCACTTACTCCAGGTTTTAGATCCGGCTGAAGAAAACCTTCCTTATGCAGGACGGATTCGGTTTCAGGGCCTGGAAGAAGAAGGCCAGCTGTTGATTGAGCGCACGGAAGATATTCGCGACGAATACCAGCAGAAACTGGCCGCACATCGGGACGCTCTGGTTGCTATCACCAATCGGTTTGGCTGGACCTTTGGCGTTCATCATACCGACCGGCCGCCGCACACGGCCCTTGTGAGCCTGCACACGCGCCTGTCCGAACCGCCGCGATGA
- a CDS encoding MoxR family ATPase yields MDDVERVSAQIAQAKEAVEQVILGQSAVVEESLITLLAGGHVLLIGVPGLAKTKLVQTIGTVMGLEDKRVQFTPDLMPADILGSEILDESEDGKRHFRFVRGPVFSQLLMADEINRASPRTQSALLQAMQERRVSISGHYHELPQPFHVLATQNPIEQEGTYPLPEAQLDRFLMQVDITYPDHDAERQIIIATTGVSEVEPKRVIGANELMAAQAVVRNLPVGESVIDAILRLVRAGRPETTDIREVRDWVAWGPGPRASQALMLAVRARALMEGRLAPSIDDVLALAKPVLKHRMALSFGARADGRNLNDVIDRLRDAADAAGSKG; encoded by the coding sequence GTGGATGACGTCGAGCGGGTCAGTGCGCAAATTGCTCAGGCTAAAGAAGCTGTAGAACAAGTCATTCTCGGCCAAAGCGCTGTGGTCGAGGAAAGCCTGATCACGCTGCTGGCTGGCGGCCACGTTTTGCTGATCGGCGTCCCAGGTCTCGCCAAAACCAAGCTGGTGCAAACCATTGGCACCGTGATGGGGCTGGAAGACAAGAGGGTTCAGTTCACACCGGATTTAATGCCCGCAGATATTCTAGGCTCTGAGATCCTGGACGAAAGTGAGGACGGTAAGCGCCATTTCCGTTTTGTCCGCGGTCCTGTCTTTAGCCAGCTTCTCATGGCAGATGAAATAAATCGGGCCAGCCCCCGAACACAGTCTGCTTTGCTGCAAGCCATGCAAGAGCGACGGGTGTCGATCTCTGGCCATTATCATGAGTTGCCGCAACCCTTTCATGTGCTAGCCACGCAAAACCCAATTGAGCAGGAAGGCACCTACCCACTTCCAGAGGCGCAACTCGACCGCTTTTTAATGCAAGTGGATATCACCTATCCGGATCACGACGCTGAGCGGCAGATCATCATCGCCACCACTGGGGTCTCAGAAGTTGAGCCCAAGCGGGTCATAGGCGCAAATGAGCTGATGGCAGCGCAAGCCGTGGTGCGCAACTTGCCCGTGGGCGAAAGTGTAATTGATGCCATTTTGCGATTGGTCCGCGCTGGCCGCCCAGAAACAACCGACATCCGCGAAGTACGGGATTGGGTGGCCTGGGGACCAGGGCCGCGCGCGAGTCAGGCGCTAATGCTGGCGGTCCGCGCACGAGCGCTGATGGAAGGCCGTTTGGCACCCTCTATTGATGACGTTCTGGCCCTCGCCAAACCCGTTCTCAAACACCGCATGGCTTTGAGTTTCGGCGCACGCGCCGATGGCAGAAATCTGAACGATGTCATCGACCGGCTGCGCGACGCCGCTGACGCTGCTGGAAGCAAGGGTTAG
- a CDS encoding DUF1285 domain-containing protein produces MGKLEEDSALQSLSSLRASGSRASVEEDCGDFGIRIDRNGTWYYQGSPIGRKPIVKLFSTVLNRREDGSYWLTTPVENGRIDVEDVPYTIVELTHSGEGTNQVIDFRTNLDVIVPLDSEHALRVETDSASGEPSPYVHTGKNLDARLVRSVFYHLVELATEHHAEDGKKFGVWSRNTFFPIGDPKEW; encoded by the coding sequence GTGGGTAAGTTAGAAGAAGATTCTGCGTTGCAATCCCTCTCTTCCTTAAGGGCATCCGGTAGCCGGGCGTCTGTGGAGGAGGATTGCGGTGATTTTGGTATTCGTATCGATCGCAATGGGACGTGGTACTATCAAGGCTCGCCCATTGGCCGTAAGCCTATAGTTAAGCTGTTCTCCACGGTTTTAAACCGGCGGGAGGATGGCTCTTATTGGCTTACAACACCTGTCGAAAATGGGCGCATAGACGTTGAAGATGTGCCCTACACGATTGTCGAATTAACCCATTCCGGAGAAGGGACAAACCAAGTTATCGATTTTCGCACCAATCTCGATGTGATTGTGCCCCTGGATTCGGAGCATGCCTTGCGCGTTGAAACTGATTCGGCCTCCGGTGAACCATCGCCCTATGTTCATACTGGAAAGAACCTGGACGCGCGTTTGGTGCGATCGGTGTTCTATCACCTAGTTGAATTGGCGACGGAACATCACGCGGAGGACGGCAAAAAATTTGGCGTCTGGAGCCGCAACACGTTTTTTCCAATTGGCGATCCAAAGGAATGGTAA
- a CDS encoding CoA pyrophosphatase has translation MSGRQLLSEAGLSEFKDEEYGPVPSSSIPYEKGAGAPGVAVKRVHAGVLVPLLKRETELTVLLTRRHDDLNRHAGQVAFPGGRMDPGDADQTEAALREAEEEVGLDRKTVDILGCLDPYLTITGFEVLPVVGLISDPPQSFVPEPGEVAAIFEVPLSFLVNPVNHQKVRRIVNGLERAYYAMPYEKHYIWGATAGMIVNLSEVLNTP, from the coding sequence ATGTCCGGGCGACAGCTTCTCAGCGAGGCTGGCCTGAGCGAGTTCAAAGACGAGGAATACGGGCCTGTTCCGTCCAGCAGTATTCCTTACGAAAAAGGAGCTGGTGCGCCGGGCGTGGCGGTCAAGCGCGTGCATGCTGGCGTGTTGGTGCCGCTTCTTAAGCGTGAGACGGAGTTGACTGTGTTGCTCACACGACGTCACGACGATCTAAACCGGCATGCCGGGCAAGTTGCCTTTCCGGGCGGACGGATGGACCCCGGTGATGCAGATCAGACTGAGGCGGCGCTCCGTGAAGCTGAAGAAGAAGTTGGTTTGGACCGCAAGACGGTCGATATCTTGGGGTGTCTTGATCCCTATCTTACCATCACCGGATTCGAGGTGCTGCCCGTTGTTGGATTGATCTCTGATCCCCCGCAATCTTTTGTGCCAGAACCCGGCGAAGTGGCGGCTATTTTTGAAGTGCCGCTCTCTTTTCTAGTTAATCCTGTGAATCATCAAAAGGTCCGGCGTATCGTCAACGGACTGGAGCGTGCCTATTACGCCATGCCTTATGAAAAGCATTATATCTGGGGTGCAACGGCGGGCATGATCGTCAACCTAAGCGAGGTTTTGAATACGCCATGA
- a CDS encoding CCA tRNA nucleotidyltransferase codes for MSDMRVLSLSGMNISAPWMTAPPVRAVLKALGAPDIDVRFVGGCVRDAILGRPITDIDLATPDIPDVIVAKLESAGLKAVPTGLIHGTITAVAGGQGFEVTTLRRDTACDGRHAAVEFTTNWQEDASRRDFTFNAMSLSSDGQVFDPFGGAVDAKAGRVRFVGEPKDRIQEDYLRILRYFRFLASHGRAAPDPKTLKACKDLRSGLTQLSAERVAGEFVKLLSTENPLLSVHAMASTGVLKVLFAGARVAPDFEKLISQEGKFDVSRQTDVFWLTRWIAIMSDSAVDAAAAMKFSVKQCRILEAIIAAAKAAPEAQVPPNLYRYLHEHVGGAYGAEVALAGIRLASARAKNDEVQDWSAFYRAVQDWPPVIFPLMGKDVQNLGVPQGPEIGQLLDAVKVRWVEEGFKASKAELMRRLKDNLH; via the coding sequence ATGTCTGACATGAGGGTCTTAAGCTTGTCTGGCATGAACATCTCAGCGCCCTGGATGACAGCACCCCCGGTCCGTGCGGTGCTCAAGGCCTTGGGTGCGCCTGATATTGATGTCAGGTTTGTCGGGGGGTGCGTGCGGGATGCCATCTTGGGGCGACCCATCACGGACATTGATCTTGCCACGCCAGATATTCCAGACGTTATCGTCGCTAAGCTTGAATCTGCGGGGTTGAAAGCCGTCCCCACGGGCCTGATACACGGCACCATTACGGCGGTCGCCGGGGGGCAAGGCTTTGAAGTCACCACATTGCGCCGCGATACCGCGTGCGATGGGCGTCACGCGGCCGTTGAATTCACAACAAACTGGCAGGAGGACGCATCGCGCCGCGACTTTACGTTCAATGCGATGTCACTTTCTTCAGACGGGCAGGTGTTTGATCCTTTCGGCGGAGCAGTGGATGCAAAAGCTGGACGTGTGCGGTTTGTCGGCGAACCAAAAGATCGTATTCAAGAGGACTATTTACGCATTCTCCGCTACTTCAGGTTTCTTGCCAGCCATGGCCGGGCGGCTCCTGACCCAAAAACCTTAAAAGCATGCAAGGACTTGAGGTCCGGTCTTACCCAATTGTCAGCTGAGCGGGTGGCTGGGGAGTTCGTGAAATTGCTTTCAACAGAAAACCCCTTGCTCTCAGTTCACGCTATGGCGAGTACAGGCGTTTTGAAGGTTCTTTTCGCAGGCGCACGCGTCGCCCCAGACTTCGAAAAACTGATTTCTCAGGAGGGGAAATTTGATGTTTCACGGCAAACAGATGTTTTCTGGCTGACGCGCTGGATTGCTATAATGTCTGACAGTGCTGTTGATGCTGCGGCGGCGATGAAATTCTCAGTCAAGCAATGCCGCATTTTAGAAGCGATCATAGCTGCGGCCAAGGCAGCGCCGGAGGCACAAGTGCCCCCGAACCTTTATCGATACCTCCACGAGCATGTTGGCGGTGCTTACGGCGCGGAGGTGGCGTTAGCTGGCATACGTTTAGCCTCTGCGCGGGCTAAAAACGATGAAGTCCAAGACTGGAGCGCGTTCTACAGGGCTGTTCAGGACTGGCCCCCGGTGATTTTCCCGTTAATGGGCAAAGATGTTCAAAATTTAGGGGTGCCTCAAGGGCCGGAGATTGGACAGCTTCTGGATGCTGTCAAAGTGAGGTGGGTCGAAGAAGGGTTTAAGGCCAGCAAAGCTGAGTTGATGCGGCGTCTCAAAGATAATCTTCACTGA
- a CDS encoding tRNA (cytidine(34)-2'-O)-methyltransferase: MIRLVLYQPDIPQNVGAILRLSACFNMPVDIIEPCGFIWDDKRVKRTAMDYTDLARVERHRSWETYQRSANEGRLVLLTTKAAVPYHSFAFSAQDRLIFGQESAGVPDEVHRAADARIIIPMSPAARSLNLAQSAAIASAEALRQTGRFPQ, translated from the coding sequence GTGATTCGCCTTGTTCTATATCAACCGGATATCCCTCAAAATGTGGGGGCAATTCTTAGGCTTTCTGCGTGTTTCAATATGCCAGTCGATATTATCGAACCCTGTGGATTTATCTGGGATGATAAAAGGGTCAAGCGTACCGCTATGGACTACACCGATTTGGCAAGGGTCGAGCGGCATCGATCTTGGGAGACTTATCAAAGATCAGCAAACGAGGGACGGCTGGTTCTTTTGACCACCAAGGCCGCCGTGCCCTACCATTCATTCGCATTTTCAGCACAAGATCGTTTGATCTTTGGCCAGGAGAGCGCCGGAGTGCCCGACGAGGTTCACAGGGCCGCCGACGCACGCATCATTATCCCAATGTCACCAGCTGCCCGGTCCCTAAATCTGGCCCAATCCGCTGCAATTGCGTCTGCGGAAGCCCTACGGCAAACCGGCAGATTCCCTCAATAA
- the petA gene encoding ubiquinol-cytochrome c reductase iron-sulfur subunit, with protein MADTSENQVVPTEEESRRDFLLHATVATGAVGVAVATWPLINSMNPAADTLALSSVEVSLSSLQEGQAITISWRGKPVFARYRTPAEIEEARSERWQDMPDPQPDEERVQDERYLIVVGVCTHLGCVPLGQKTTEPRGDYGGYFCPCHGSHYDKSARIRKGPAPTNLEVPEYTFLSETNVRIG; from the coding sequence ATGGCGGATACGTCAGAAAACCAAGTGGTTCCTACCGAAGAAGAGTCGCGCAGAGATTTTCTGCTCCATGCAACAGTTGCAACTGGTGCCGTTGGTGTTGCTGTTGCGACATGGCCCTTAATTAACAGCATGAACCCGGCCGCCGATACCTTGGCGCTCTCGTCTGTTGAAGTGAGTTTGTCCAGCCTCCAAGAAGGGCAAGCGATTACGATCAGTTGGCGCGGCAAGCCTGTTTTTGCGCGCTATCGCACACCGGCTGAAATTGAAGAGGCCCGCTCAGAGCGCTGGCAAGATATGCCGGATCCGCAGCCAGATGAAGAGCGTGTTCAAGATGAGCGCTACCTTATCGTGGTTGGGGTCTGCACCCACCTTGGCTGCGTGCCTCTTGGTCAGAAAACAACCGAGCCACGTGGCGATTACGGGGGGTACTTCTGCCCCTGCCATGGTTCTCACTACGATAAATCTGCGCGCATCCGCAAAGGGCCTGCGCCGACGAATCTTGAGGTGCCTGAGTACACCTTCCTCTCTGAAACAAACGTTCGCATCGGTTAA